In Ovis canadensis isolate MfBH-ARS-UI-01 breed Bighorn chromosome 19, ARS-UI_OviCan_v2, whole genome shotgun sequence, the genomic window tcctccccgagtttttccccacccagggatcaaacctgcatctcttatgtctcctgcattggcagttgggtgcTTTACTGCTGCGCCacctagtgagtgagtgaaagtcactcagtcgtgtccagctctttgcaatcctacggactatacagtccatggaattttccaggtcagaatactgaagtgggtagcctttcccttctccagaggatcttcccaacccaggagggattgaacccaagtgtccCACAtggctggaggattctttaccagctgggctataagggaagcccaagaatactggagtgggtagtctatccccttctccagggcatcttccctacccaggaatcgaaccggggtctcctgcattgcaggcggattctttaccaactgagctatcagggaagcaggaAACCTTCAACTCGCATCTCCACCTTTGTTTTCATGTTTAACAAATGTTTTCTAAGCACCTGCCCTGCACTTGGTGCTGGGGGTACCGGAGTGATCGCCTCATGGAACGCAGAGTTTGGTGAGGAAGGAGGCATTTATGAAAACATCACCCAAAAAGACTGTTAGATTCTGCGGGCCCCTCATTCCATCCCCTCAGCACTCACCTTTGCAGTAATACACAATAGCATCCTAAGATTCTCCACCTCAGGGCCTCCAGCGGTCAGTGCTTGCAGCAAGCTGAAAGTGCCAAGGTGTTAGCATCCCTAGGACTCCCCTTTGACTCCTGATCAATGAGAGTCAGGAGGAAATCTCCAGCTACCTCACTCTGTCGAGTGGGACCCTCTGAGTCCTGCTCTCCAGTTTCTCAAGGgaaatctgtacatgactgcatCTGCGTTCATTGCCTTCTCTTCCCCAAATCCCTCCCCAACTCTGAGACCATCGCTTCCTGGATCATCCTCCAAGTAAACTGTTTTATATCTGTAGGCTACAGATATAAAAACAAACTGTGACGGCTGCAAAGAAAGGCAAGATGTGGTGCCACTTCCCGATGAAGGGTTGTCTGAAATGACAgctaaggaggaggaggagttacCTAGTGTGAATCAGGAGTGAGCACAGCAAACACTTTGCTCCAGGGATGTTAAGCAGAAACATTGATCTAGCAGGGCTGGCATTCAGCAAGTTGCATCGATACTGCTGTGGCCTCACAGGTGTGTTAGAATCCATCCATTCTGATCGGACGTGTGCCTTGATTGGCTGATGCCTGTCTGGTACCAGTCTTCGAATATCTGGAACATTGCTCTCGGAATAAAGTGCTTATGCAATTGTCAAAGGGCTGGGGGAGCCATCCTGCAGAAAAATACCACAGAAGTGCCCTGCCAGGGAAgctgttttctctgtttctaatgaggaaaatgaggagaCCGCCATGGGAATCACTGAGCTTAAGAATCCGctaccagtcagtcctaaaggaaatcaaccctgaatattcattggaaggactgatgctgatgctgaaactccaatactttggccacctgatgcaaagagctgactcataggaaaagaccctgatgttgggaaagatggaaggtaagaggagaagggggtgagagaggaggagatggttagatagcatcaccaactcaatggacatgaatctgagcagactccaggagataatggaggacagagaagcctggcatgctgcagtccatggcgtcacaaagagccggacatgacttagcaactgaacaacaacaacaacttgggatattattcagcaaatcaaaaagaacaaagtaacaAGACATGTTACATCATAGATGGACTTCAAAAGCATTGTGCCAATCGGCAAAAGCCAGGTATAAGAGATCACATTATAGACtctatttgtataaaatatcCGGAAAACACAAATGTATGGAGAAGAAGTATATGAGTGGTTGCCTGGGCCTAAGAGTAGGGAGAGAGATTAATTGTAAATGGGCATGGGAATTTTATTGGGGgtctgaaaatgttctaaaactgattaATGATGATGGTTGTATCACTacgtaaatttactaaaaatcattggAGTATATTCCTGCAATGAATAAATCTcaggatatataaaatataccacCAATAAAGTTgtttataagggaaaagaacatACTATGAGAGCTGCGAAGCTGGCCAGAAAGGTGCTTTCAACAACTGACTCTAGATGCTCTCAGAGCTGGAGTTTGGAGAGCAGGAAGGTGCTGCAGAAACAGATCACTATCACCTTGCTTTCGAGCAGGAATCATCAGAGCAGCCTTCCCAATCTCACTTCTTCCCCATGGACACCTTAATGTGATTCCAAAActctagctgcaagggagtctggaATGCAGTTTCTGCTTTCTAACCTCCACAGTTCAGGAAGTACCCTAGAATATTTCACAAGTATCCTCGGATACCCTAGGATACTGATCTGGAGAATGTGAGGAATAGGAGAAAAGGGGGCTCCAGACagcagaagaaacagacaaaggTCCTGAGGTGTGTTCAGGAACCAGAAAAGAGGCCGACTGGGTGGCCGTGGTAAGGATTTTATTCTGGGCAAGTTGGAAGCTGCTAAGATGTCTTAACCAGTATGGTTTCCATAGTCCTATCTGCTTCTCTCTGGCCACTGTGTGGACAATGGCCCGTTGGGGATAAGCGTGGAAGCCAGAGACCAGCAAGTGATGGTGGCCAGGACCTGGGGGGTGTCAgaggaactgggagaaaatagGTGGACTTGAGATGGATCTAGGAGGTAAAATTCACAGGACATGGTAAACACTGGATGAACCCCAATTTCATCTCTAGGGTTCAGACTAGCCCTAAACTTACTTCTCTCTTAGTATCCTTTCCTTTGAACTGGAGATGACTATGATGggtaattaattcattcaacaggtatttacaaatcacctactatgtgctgagcAGTGGGATAAAAGTGCCCATCAGGCAAAGCCTGATGTCTGGGCCCAGAGTACATGATtaggaagttttctttttctttcatctttcagaGCTCACCTCAAGTGCCCCTTTCCCCAGAAAGTCTTCCTTGATTCCATTCCCAAACTACACTGCTCTCTCATGCTTCTAAGGGGCCATGATCAGTGCTAGACAACAGGTAGAGAAATGGGCCACATTTTTCCTCGAAGAAAGGAATGGGCCAAAACCCTTCAGATTTCCAGTGTTAGCACTCTAGGAACACTGATTCTTTTCCCCACTGGGCCTTTGTTTATGCTCTTTATTTCTGCCTGAAATATCTTCCCTCTTATTTATCCTGTGACTCAGCTTGgatgtttcctcctccaggaagcctgcttTGCTCAGCCAGACAGATTTGCTCTGCCGTCTGTGTCTACCCTGCGTGCTTTACTAGCTGCAACGTGGTCTGATCACTCTCAGGGGTAGAGGGGAATCATTATATGACTGGGGAAGCGGGTGTCTCACTCTTCAAACGGCCCCATGTCTGAAGAGGTAACAACGACCCACACCAAGCACGTTTGGAAGGAGCAGAGGGTAGGGTGTGCTCTTAGGCAAGCCCTTCATTTCTCCACACTCAACTGCCATTCAACTTCAGGAGGacacaccagggcttccctggtggctcagtgaagaatccacctgccagtgcagaagacacgggttcgatccctgatccgggaagatcccacgggcagcagagcaactgagcctacGCAGCACAATCACCAAGCCTGTACTCTAAAGCCAGGggactgcagctactgaagcctgcgtgctctagagcccacgcttcataacaagagaagccactgcaatgagaagcctgtacagcTCGAGAGTAGGccccgctcgccgcaactagagaaaagccctcagagCAGCAAAGacctagagcagccaaaaataataaatacttttttaattagcaaaaaaaacacaacaaaacagtcttgtgtatttttttaagaagggACATGACAGGCAGCTTCTTGGGGCTGCACGGGACTGTCTGAGAAAGCACCTGCAAGCCCTGAGCCCCAGGAAGAGCTCTTTAAGTGGCCCATGTTACCTGTATTAGGGTGTCTGCCTTCCAGAGGGTCTCTGAGCACAGGGTTTCCTGCTGGGGCCCCGCttgccctgatggtccagtgaagAAGAGCCAGAGGGTCTAGAGGGAAGGCCAGCCCTACCTTCAGACGCCTAGGTGCCTAATCTCTGTGCTGGTTTCCtcatcaaaaatagaaaaatccatcAACACCTCAATAGTTCAGCAGACTTCTGCGGATATTAATGGAGATGACGAGTGTGAAGGCATAAGCCCTGAGTTCCTCCGACCCCAGCGCACCCGAACTGTGGTTCCCTGAGGACGGGAACTGAGTCTCAGACACCCTTCCAACccttctttccctctccaggaaggGGGCAAAATGCTGTCTGCAGAAAAGCCAAATAGCCCATCCACCCACCAGAAAAGAAGGTGTGTGACGCACAGTCTAAGACCCAGGGAAATTTCAGAGTTTCAGTCAAAAGTGGGAAGGTGGCCATGAATGGGCCAAATTCAGCCCCAGACATGTCACTGGAGCTTTCTGTACGTtggtttcctggttaggaaactTGGCCTATTCACAGTAACACCTAGGATCACTGTGAAGATCAGAATCAATATGCGTAATGTGCTTAAGaactgcctgacacatagtacATGTTGGGTATATgtcactattattatcattatttgctTCACAGGATGTCCAAGTTTTTGGATTGAAGTGCTGTCAGACGGCCTCTTCCATTTTTGCCCAAGTCCCCACCACTCCCTCTTGTCCCAcacccagcctgcctccctgctcAGCCCCTGGTTTGAGTTAGCAAACATAGCCTGGCCCTTTGTCATCACTGTGCCTGCCAGATGACACATGAACTCTTGGTTCTTGCCAAGAACGATGATGATTATAAAACTGGGCCAGCCCAGCCCTGTCACCAATCAGGCAAACTCAAGTCAGGGTCCTGAGCTGCCTCTCACACCCGTGGCTCTGCCCCAGCTAGCTGGGTATCTTCTGGCAAGTCTCTCCTCTTCTccaggcctcagtctccccaggtGTCAAACGGGCTCCAGAGCTCCCGTCCACCTCCCTGGAGCTTGTTCTGAGCTGAGGATGGTGGAGAGGACTTTTCATCCCTGAAAGGTCCCTGATTCCCTTCTCAGCAGAGCTGGGGAGCTCTCAGCCTGTCCCCTCTCAATGCTGTAAAGATAAATCCCACGCCAGCTGAGATATAACTGCAACCACCGATGTTATCCAGATGCAGGTTTTATTAGCACGAATAGGAGAAAGGTGCCTATAAGGATACATACGAGCCGTGACTTCCAGGGTGACGTTTACAAATTCCTGCACGTGTTTATTCCCACAGCCACCACACAACACAGCACCACCTACAATGTTTCTCCCAAGTGGAACACAGCTGTGAGGAGGGGCTCTTCCTAACCACAAAAGGATGCCCAAGAAGAGAACGAGATCCTCAGTGCCGGGGGTGAAGTTTATACATGGCAAATCCTGGCAAGGGCTGGAAGCTGGATCTGGACATGCTGGCTTCAACTCCACCCACCCTCCCTGGTTGCTCACATCAATAGCACCCTGTTCCACTCTGGGGGTCCCTTAGAAGACACAGCACGCTCATCTTAGGGCTAGGGAggggagcaggcctgcaggggTAGGGGAGAGGGACTCTGGGGTCTGTTGCCTCACCAGTGATGCTGAGTGGGGTGACATGCAGTTTGAACTCATCAGCTGGCTTTCTCAAGTCCCTGATATAGGCAAGCGAAGCCAAGAGTTTGAAATGTGTGTAAACTGGGGGCTCAGGAGTATGGTCAGGCATCTacagaggggaaaagagaggTCACAGGGGGTAGGGTGCACAGGGCTCAAGACGCTCTTAGACCACAAACTGAGTTTATAGGCAACCAGGCTCACTCCTCCAGGGGCTCGCTGGCCCATGCCGCTCGCCGCCCAGGGTGCTGCCGCTTCTCTTCAGCCCCCTGCCCCTGGCTCAGGTCATCGAGGAGGCCCAACAGAAGGCTGGCTTGGCCGCAGGGTCCCCGGGGTCCGCACGGGCTCCCCAGGGCCCTCTTTCCAGGATGCTGGCGTTTCTCCGACATCAGCTCTCCACCCTCGTCCTCgtcctcccctgcctcctcccagctccttTGGGGCCTGGGGTCCACCAGCCGTCTGCCTGGGTGCTGCCTCTTGGTGACAGCGTACCCAAGCCAGGAGGCACGCCGGCCGGGATGCTGCCGCTTCTGCTGACCCGCGTCCACCGCCCATGCCGCCACATCGTCCCTCCGGCCGGGGTGCTGCCGTTTGCGGAGTCCCACGgcccctccttcttcctcttctccttccactCCCTcgtctgcctcctcctcctcccttttgcCAGGATGCTGACGCTTGGAGAACCAATCGGGTTGAAAGATCTGGGActctggggaaggaaagaggCCAGTGAGGGACCCTATGACCCACAGATGCCCACTCCAGCCTTTCTTCCAGGCAAGACAGATTCCCACAgcattcacccagactcatggcCTTGCACCTGCCTCTCAGGCCTCATAGACCCAGGCACACTCACACAGGTGGTCAAGGCCATGGCCTCTGGTTCCACTCCCCAGCTGCGTGACCATAAGCAACTCaacttctttgagcctcagtttccttctgagtaaaatggggtggggaagggcaaTAACAGTACCTATCTGAGgcttggtggtttagtcgctaagtcatgtccgactcttgagaccccatggaccatagcccgccaggctcctctctccacggaattctccaggcaagaatactggagtgggttgctatttccttctccagggaatgttccccacccagagattgagcctgggtcttctgcattgcagatagatttaGGATCTGACGCTTAGGAAGATCAAATCCTGCTACAAGGGGTTTCAAGTACTTAGAAGGGTGCTTGGCATACCGGTGTCTAGTATGAACAGGTGCCTAGTAATTCACACTGTAACACACAAAGAAACTCTCTCTCCCTGGCACAGACTCTTTCCCACAGAAGGTCTGCTCTCTGAAATATTCCCAGAACTGAGATGGAAAAGGAATCTGATCCCAGGAAGCAGTCAACTCACCACCTGCCGAAGGTGTGGCCAGGGGGAGTTTCTGAAAGGCAAGAGGCTGAATGACTAAGTCGTTCCCTCCTCTGTGGCCGGGTTTCCCCTAACCCTCTCCAGCCGGCATCCTTCTCTCAACCCGCAGCCCCACACAGTCCCAGCCCTCACCGGATGCGCTGTCATCCTGGTCTTCTCGCAGTCGCTGGAGGTCTtcccggaggaggaggaggcgctcCGCCTGCCGCAGGAGGTCTTCTAGGCCCTGTTGCTCGGACAGGTCCACGTCCTGCTGGACCACATCCAGCTGTGCGCGGCCTCCGGGGACActggtcagggtcagggtcaaaGCCATGGCTAGCAGAAACCAAGGGCCAGGCATCTTGGCGTCTGGGGCagggagacaggaagagaaaaaaggcaCACCGCTGCGCTCCTGTCCCAGCCTGCTCTATGGCTCTCTTTCCTGTCCTGGGGGATACCCGAGGCCGGGGGTGAGTTGGGGGGGATCAATCGTTCAAATGCCCTCCCAGGAGCAGGACCACCTGCCACGTTTGGGAGAGGTCAGCTGGAGGACCTGCCTTGAGTCCTGGGCATCCTCAGCCCTAAGGATGCTTGGACAGCCTGCCCGCCCCCAGGTCTACCTGCGAGAGTCAGGGACCCCATCTCCACCACCACTTCTCAATGACAGGAGTGTAACCACCAAGATTGCGGCGCGGGCCCAACAGCCAGGACGCTAACCTGCAGCGTCGCAGGCTAAAATTCTCCCTCAAGGTTCCCAAAGCAATGTTTTTATTCCAACACGCCTTCTACAGCGTTCTGATTGCAACACTGACTCTATTTCTAACGCTAAGATTCTAGGGCCAGGCTAGGAATCAAATTCTAACACTAAGAGGCTAATTTCAATAGGCTAAATCCTATTTCTAGCTCCGAGACTGAGATTCTCAGGCTGAGGTCGGTTGCCACCGTGAACAGTCTGTAAGATCCGGATTCGAATTCTAACTCCCAGGCTCTCCCGCTGGTGTCCTGACTGCCCCGTGCAGCCCTCGGCATCCTGGCGCGGACCTCCAGCTTGGGGAAGCCCGGCAGCCGTAGGATGCGAACCTCCCCGCGATGCGCGGCTCCAAAGGCCGGGCCGTGCGCGCCGGGAGGGACCGCCAGCCCTGTGCCCGCCCCAAGCCTCCGTCGGGACCCAGCCTGCGCCGTGGAAGACCCGGGGGTTGAAGCCCAGCGCCCCTCCCGGGCGCGCTCCGAGCTCCAAAGCCGCTTCTCTCCGCGGGGCGCACTGGAGGGCGGGCAAAGCGCCCCCCTTTCCCGGGTCCCGGACGCCGCCCGCGGGGAGAAGGGACCGACAGTGGTTACCTGCCCGGCACGAGCTCCGTGGACCCGTCCGGGATCCTGGGCTCCGATCCGGAGATTCGGGGTCTGGGGTCGGCCGGTCTGCAGTCGAGGAGCGCTGGTAGGACCCGGGTCGCCGGTTGCCCTCCTCGCCGCCGGGCCGCTGCTTATATCTGCGCGAGGCGGCGGTGCGGGTGAGGTCAGCGCGGAGGGGTCGCGGCCGCCGGGAAGGGACGCTGACGGCAGCGGGCCCCGTGGGTACCCCGCCCGCTggcccgcctgcctgcctgctccgCCGGAAATCTGGGGCGGGGgccgcgggggcggcgggggcggcgggcggAGGAGCCGGGGGAGGAGGCACGAGCCGCAGAATCGGATGCTGGAGCAGGGTGGTTTCTGTATCCAGCTTCGAAGGTCTGATGTCTAAGAGAACACCCGGCAGGGTAGGGGACAAAGGCAGAGATGCTGAGAGAATCGCACAGAGATGCGCACAGGACAGACTCAGAGATGCAGACGGAGGCTGAGAGACGCACAGAGAGATCAGAGCAGACCACGCCAGAGAAACCGTCAAGACGGGGAGGAGTTGGGGGCTgcgggggagagggagggggagtgaGGGAGAGACAGATAGAGGAGGAAAGTGGCCAAGTGGACCTGGGCTCTGATCTTGACTGTGTCGTCTCTGGAAAATGTCTCCCCCTCTCTGGGCCCAATTTTCTCATCCCTACAGTGAGGGAAGGCTGCAGTTTCTAAAATTTCAAAActgtaatggacatgagtttgagtaaactccgggagttggtcatggacagggaagcctggcctcctgcagcccatggggtcgcaaaaagtcggacacgactgatcgaccgaacagaactgaactgaactgggctgttgggcttcccaggtggcgctagtggtaaaagaatccacctgccaatgcaagagacagcagttcgatccctggggcgggaagatcccctggagagggaaatggctacccactccagtattcttgcctgggaaatcccatggccagagaaaaACCTCA contains:
- the TRH gene encoding thyrotropin releasing hormone, coding for MPGPWFLLAMALTLTLTSVPGGRAQLDVVQQDVDLSEQQGLEDLLRQAERLLLLREDLQRLREDQDDSASESQIFQPDWFSKRQHPGKREEEEADEGVEGEEEEGGAVGLRKRQHPGRRDDVAAWAVDAGQQKRQHPGRRASWLGYAVTKRQHPGRRLVDPRPQRSWEEAGEDEDEGGELMSEKRQHPGKRALGSPCGPRGPCGQASLLLGLLDDLSQGQGAEEKRQHPGRRAAWASEPLEE